One window of Methanogenium organophilum genomic DNA carries:
- the dinB gene encoding DNA polymerase IV: protein MRRTETRRIILHVDMDSFFASVEVRENPALKGLPVVVGADPKGGTGRGVVCTCSYEARRYGIRSAMPISEAYVRCPEAVYLPVSHDLYREVSGDIMDAIRPFADAFAQVSVDEAYCDISSCGTYAAAEEIGTEIRHLVKERQGITCSVGIGPNKTIAKIASDFNKPDGMTIVHPDDAAAFLAPLPVRKIPGIGKKAEERLASLGIATAGELAKADPLRLKDVLGKWGGVMHAKANGIDNTPVSGRGERKSIGKEYTFPEDVTDRELLCRNLAILSAEVCRRLRKEGGRCRTVTVKIRYRGFTTRTKAFSFAHATNCEDAILHTAESLLLPFLTKTPVRLIGVSVSGLERTCSGQMTLDMFSGGSNRI from the coding sequence ATGCGCAGAACAGAGACCCGACGAATTATCCTCCATGTGGACATGGACAGTTTCTTTGCGTCCGTGGAAGTCCGGGAAAATCCTGCTCTCAAAGGTCTGCCGGTCGTCGTCGGTGCCGACCCAAAAGGGGGGACGGGGCGTGGCGTGGTCTGCACCTGTTCATATGAAGCGCGTCGCTACGGCATCCGGAGTGCGATGCCCATCAGTGAGGCATACGTCCGGTGCCCGGAGGCGGTCTACCTGCCGGTCAGCCATGACCTCTACCGGGAAGTCTCCGGGGACATCATGGATGCCATCAGACCTTTTGCGGATGCCTTTGCTCAGGTGAGTGTCGATGAGGCCTACTGTGACATCTCATCATGCGGCACATATGCCGCTGCCGAAGAGATCGGAACAGAGATCCGCCATCTTGTCAAAGAGCGACAGGGGATCACCTGTTCGGTTGGCATCGGCCCGAATAAGACCATCGCAAAGATTGCATCCGATTTCAACAAACCGGACGGGATGACCATCGTCCACCCGGATGATGCCGCAGCATTCCTTGCACCTCTTCCGGTGAGAAAGATCCCCGGTATAGGAAAAAAAGCGGAAGAACGACTTGCATCCCTGGGCATCGCCACAGCAGGAGAACTTGCAAAAGCAGACCCCCTCCGCCTCAAAGACGTTCTCGGGAAATGGGGGGGTGTCATGCATGCGAAAGCAAATGGTATCGACAATACTCCTGTCTCCGGCAGGGGAGAGCGCAAATCCATCGGGAAGGAATACACCTTTCCTGAGGATGTGACAGACAGGGAACTACTCTGCAGGAATCTTGCCATACTCTCTGCAGAGGTCTGCAGACGCCTTCGTAAGGAGGGAGGACGGTGCCGCACCGTCACGGTGAAAATCCGCTACCGGGGTTTTACCACCCGGACGAAGGCGTTCTCATTTGCTCATGCAACCAATTGCGAGGATGCCATTCTCCATACAGCAGAATCACTTCTTCTTCCGTTTCTCACCAAGACACCGGTCCGCCTAATCGGGGTGTCGGTCTCCGGACTTGAGCGCACGTGTTCCGGGCAGATGACACTGGATATGTTCTCCGGTGGTTCCAACCGGATCTGA
- a CDS encoding AAA family ATPase, giving the protein MSLKTLLVTPAGKEKVWDVPGRNPPDAVRARDAFTGRFARRCAQYARTHYPKDWAILSPNFGYLMPDDEVRNYHNDEFGEYSLEFDTIRENAEYDGLLGYDSVIFLGNREDYGGYIDAVRQTFTGSWVEVPLEHTPSGGEMLGHIVDSLTRGTPLRSNIIHLSRIRVEGLFGELTHDISLFPKDSLSIITAPNGYGKTTILRILRAIFMGNVDELRILPFGSVELEFIRDDCTIPDIHDTLHVEKQQRSQFPLRIDISFTYTQGVDGKGRHFVLRDGDYDSETVSAELAGIIPPVPVKYISAQRLWHDPNHRKGICGDLLASYDRNHEGAYELTILAYTDDIIRRIQALLADYASIAQELDATYPARYLQALGDGELIPSAAEIETDLLSLQKERESFETLGFLPYTRLDDGDVMITPGRIPDDPGIKTAIYLYIADSREKYQIFGGLKQKIDLLEEIINTLFLNIDFTVDIESGFLLKFMGRDPVPPEALSSGEQNQLVMYYDLIFKTDPGTLVLIDEPEISLHVVWQRQFLDTILGIIGITGSDFILATHSPQLIHTHWDNTVDLSGNYPDEG; this is encoded by the coding sequence ATGTCACTCAAGACCCTCCTCGTAACACCTGCAGGAAAGGAGAAAGTCTGGGATGTACCCGGCAGAAATCCCCCTGATGCCGTACGGGCGCGTGATGCCTTTACCGGTCGGTTTGCCCGCCGGTGTGCACAGTACGCCCGTACCCACTATCCAAAGGACTGGGCGATTCTCTCACCGAACTTTGGCTATCTCATGCCGGATGATGAAGTTCGCAATTATCATAATGATGAATTTGGGGAATACAGCCTTGAATTTGATACCATCAGGGAAAACGCCGAGTATGATGGTCTTCTGGGATATGATTCCGTAATATTCCTTGGTAACCGTGAGGATTATGGTGGATATATCGATGCGGTCAGGCAGACATTTACCGGCAGCTGGGTAGAGGTGCCTCTGGAACATACGCCGTCAGGCGGTGAGATGCTGGGCCATATTGTCGATTCTCTCACACGGGGGACACCCTTACGCAGCAATATTATTCATCTCTCACGAATACGTGTCGAAGGCCTCTTTGGTGAACTGACCCACGATATCTCTTTATTCCCAAAAGATTCTCTCTCGATAATCACAGCGCCGAATGGGTATGGGAAGACGACTATCCTTCGGATACTCCGTGCTATCTTCATGGGCAATGTCGATGAACTCAGGATTCTGCCCTTTGGGTCAGTCGAACTTGAATTTATCCGGGATGACTGCACGATTCCTGATATCCATGACACCCTTCATGTTGAAAAACAACAACGTTCACAGTTTCCGTTGAGAATAGACATATCGTTCACCTATACACAGGGTGTGGACGGAAAAGGACGGCACTTTGTGCTCAGGGATGGTGACTACGACAGCGAGACGGTATCTGCAGAACTTGCAGGAATAATCCCCCCTGTGCCGGTGAAATATATCTCTGCTCAGCGTCTCTGGCATGATCCAAACCATAGGAAAGGTATATGTGGTGATTTACTGGCCAGTTATGATCGCAACCACGAGGGTGCATATGAACTTACCATTCTTGCGTATACGGATGATATCATACGGCGTATTCAGGCACTTCTCGCAGATTATGCCTCAATTGCGCAGGAACTTGATGCCACCTACCCCGCCCGATATCTGCAGGCACTGGGGGACGGCGAGTTAATTCCTTCGGCAGCAGAGATTGAGACCGATCTTCTCTCTCTACAGAAAGAGCGGGAATCATTTGAGACACTCGGGTTTCTGCCATATACCCGGCTTGATGACGGGGATGTGATGATCACGCCCGGAAGAATTCCGGATGATCCTGGTATAAAAACAGCAATATATTTGTATATCGCAGATTCCCGCGAAAAATACCAGATATTCGGAGGGTTAAAACAAAAGATTGACCTGTTAGAGGAGATCATCAACACGCTCTTTTTAAATATCGACTTCACGGTTGACATCGAGAGTGGGTTCCTCCTGAAGTTCATGGGGCGCGACCCGGTCCCTCCGGAAGCGCTCTCTTCCGGTGAACAAAATCAGCTGGTCATGTATTACGACCTTATATTCAAGACTGACCCCGGCACGCTGGTGCTTATTGATGAACCGGAGATCTCTCTGCATGTGGTATGGCAGCGGCAGTTTCTGGACACCATCCTGGGTATCATAGGCATCACTGGTTCGGATTTCATCCTTGCCACTCATTCGCCGCAGCTGATTCATACGCACTGGGACAATACCGTAGACCTATCAGGGAACTATCCGGATGAAGGGTAA